A portion of the Juglans microcarpa x Juglans regia isolate MS1-56 chromosome 1D, Jm3101_v1.0, whole genome shotgun sequence genome contains these proteins:
- the LOC121254745 gene encoding protein FAR1-RELATED SEQUENCE 5-like isoform X2 has product MEFGIDGNANGEVVGSSAEVEDHRVGDENETGGSSVEGAFQQDQDDKMNGIDVVPTAVPSVSMVPADEPYVGQEFESEAAAHAFYNAFATRVGFVIRVSKLSRSRRDGSAIGRALVCNKEGYRMPDKREKIVRQRAETRVGCRAMILVRKVSSGKWIVTKFVKEHTHPLTPGKGRRDCIYDQFPLGFWKESYAAVNVMPCSFYMVLH; this is encoded by the exons A TGGAGTTTGGTATTGATGGCAATGCCAATGGTGAGGTGGTTGGAAGTTCTGCTGAGGTGGAGGATCATAGGGTTGGTGATGAAAATGAAACTGGTGGAAGTTCTGTTGAAGGGGCATTCCAACAGGATCAGGATGATAAAATGAATGGAATAGATGTAGTTCCTACTGCAGTTCCTTCAGTATCAATGGTCCCGGCAGATGAGCCCTATGTGGGTCAGGAGTTTGAATCTGAAGCAGCTGCACATGCATTTTATAATGCATTTGCCACACGGGTGGGATTCGTCATCCGTGTAAGCAAACTTTCTCGATCAAGGCGTGATGGATCTGCTATTGGTCGGGCACTTGTTTGTAACAAGGAGGGTTATAGAATGCCTGACAAGCGTGAAAAGATCGTGAGACAAAGGGCAGAGACAAGGGTCGGTTGTAGGGCAATGATTTTGGTGAGGAAAGTAAGTTCTGGTAAATGGATTGTTACAAAGTTCGTAAAGGAGCATACGCATCCATTGACACCTGGGAAAGGTCGAAGAGATTGCATTTATGATCAATTTCCG CTAGGGTTTTGGAAAGAATCTTATGCAGCTGTCAACGTGATGCCATGTTCATTCTACATGGTCTTGCATTGA